One genomic segment of Mesoterricola silvestris includes these proteins:
- a CDS encoding polysaccharide deacetylase family protein produces the protein MRRGPVSGALRMAPVLAGLALVQCRRESPPPPPPPAPSAALALDPWSWHFVGGLVVITGEVADPVEVTLKGTTLNETRALAFGPVRWELLRPPPGEVAELRAGGKLLMKFEFDKAPPPRTLAAAPVPLPEAAPPRPGPPPAPGRPSVAPVAPSPEAGAAPARSMARQEPPRPAPAPIQPPGAPPGAVAARPSRGQAPARPSPVPLAPPASAYAAAAPRFPIPPPARPQVSPVAPPQVRPTPVRPAGTMPARPMPSQQAPPAPAAVPRPAAAPPAPPAPPQPRLEAPPNPKVPPRPAPVVVARSTSNVPSTPSPSAKPVVPPPVSLPEAAPRDWPGAGEGANVLRGPKGERRICMTFDGGSTSEVALDVLDALRARGIRTTIFLTGDFIRKYPDLVRRIDRDGHEIGNHTLTHPHMAPGMRRDPRWTRERVQQELLEADRALFRLLGRPMDPLWRAPYGEHTAEIRKWAEELGYRHVGWSEGADTLDWATVKERRLYRTGNAILDKLRARMEKQDGDGLIVLMHLGSGRPSGDRPGQVLGPFLDRALADGWHFVPIGEYVKGLGKPRWEPARRVALLR, from the coding sequence GTGAGGCGGGGGCCGGTCTCCGGCGCCCTGCGCATGGCGCCGGTCCTGGCGGGGCTGGCCCTGGTGCAATGCCGCCGGGAATCCCCGCCCCCGCCCCCGCCTCCGGCGCCCTCCGCGGCCCTGGCGCTGGATCCCTGGAGCTGGCACTTCGTGGGCGGCCTGGTGGTGATCACCGGCGAGGTGGCGGATCCCGTGGAAGTGACCCTGAAGGGCACCACCCTGAACGAGACCCGCGCCCTGGCCTTCGGCCCGGTGCGGTGGGAGCTGCTCCGGCCGCCCCCGGGGGAGGTGGCCGAGCTGAGGGCGGGTGGCAAGCTTCTGATGAAATTCGAGTTCGACAAGGCTCCGCCCCCCCGGACCCTGGCTGCGGCGCCGGTGCCCCTGCCCGAGGCGGCCCCCCCGCGTCCGGGCCCGCCCCCGGCCCCGGGACGCCCCTCCGTTGCTCCGGTGGCCCCGTCCCCCGAGGCGGGGGCGGCACCAGCCCGTTCCATGGCCCGGCAGGAACCTCCCCGGCCGGCCCCCGCCCCCATCCAGCCCCCCGGGGCCCCGCCGGGAGCGGTTGCCGCCCGGCCTTCCCGGGGACAGGCGCCAGCCCGTCCGTCCCCGGTCCCCCTGGCGCCGCCTGCGTCCGCCTACGCGGCCGCCGCCCCGCGGTTCCCGATCCCGCCTCCGGCCCGTCCGCAGGTATCGCCCGTGGCGCCTCCCCAGGTGCGGCCGACCCCGGTGCGGCCCGCCGGCACCATGCCCGCGCGCCCCATGCCCTCCCAGCAGGCGCCCCCGGCCCCCGCGGCGGTGCCCCGGCCTGCCGCCGCCCCTCCCGCCCCGCCGGCGCCCCCCCAGCCCCGCCTGGAGGCTCCGCCGAATCCCAAGGTGCCGCCCCGCCCCGCCCCGGTGGTGGTGGCCCGGTCCACGTCCAACGTGCCGTCCACCCCCTCCCCCTCCGCCAAGCCGGTGGTGCCGCCCCCCGTGAGCCTTCCCGAAGCCGCCCCCCGGGACTGGCCCGGCGCGGGCGAAGGCGCCAATGTCCTGCGGGGACCCAAGGGGGAACGGCGCATCTGCATGACCTTCGACGGGGGCTCCACGTCCGAGGTGGCCCTGGACGTGCTGGACGCCCTCCGGGCCCGCGGCATCCGCACCACGATCTTCCTCACGGGCGACTTCATCCGGAAGTACCCCGACCTGGTGCGGCGCATCGACCGGGACGGCCACGAGATCGGCAACCACACCCTCACCCACCCGCACATGGCCCCGGGCATGCGGCGGGATCCCCGGTGGACCCGGGAACGGGTGCAGCAGGAGCTGCTGGAGGCGGACCGGGCCCTCTTCCGGCTCCTGGGCCGGCCCATGGACCCCCTGTGGCGCGCCCCCTACGGTGAGCACACGGCCGAGATCCGCAAATGGGCCGAGGAATTGGGCTATCGCCACGTGGGCTGGAGCGAGGGGGCCGACACCCTGGACTGGGCCACCGTGAAGGAGCGCCGGCTCTACCGCACCGGCAACGCCATCCTGGACAAGCTCCGGGCGCGCATGGAAAAGCAGGACGGGGACGGGCTCATCGTGCTCATGCACCTGGGCTCGGGCCGGCCCAGCGGGGATCGCCCCGGCCAGGTGCTGGGGCCCTTCCTGGACCGCGCCCTGGCGGACGGTTGGCACTTCGTCCCCATCGGGGAATACGTGAAGGGCCTCGGCAAACCCAGGTGGGAACCGGCCCGGCGCGTGGCGCTCCTGCGCTAG
- a CDS encoding 6-pyruvoyl trahydropterin synthase family protein, protein MGTFLLSIRRPFVADHFHDLPGFVEARHGHNWEAEVTCARGDDPGPALDAWVARMDYSLLNQQETLAGRNPTAELLAQDLFRCLEAGGLEVARVKVREKANYWASCSRDAR, encoded by the coding sequence ATGGGGACCTTCCTCCTTTCCATCCGCCGGCCCTTCGTGGCCGACCACTTCCACGACCTCCCCGGTTTCGTCGAGGCCCGCCACGGCCACAACTGGGAGGCGGAAGTGACCTGCGCCCGGGGCGACGACCCGGGGCCGGCCCTGGACGCCTGGGTGGCCCGCATGGACTACTCGCTGCTGAACCAGCAGGAGACCCTGGCCGGGCGCAACCCCACGGCGGAGCTCCTGGCCCAGGACCTCTTCCGCTGCCTGGAGGCCGGGGGCCTGGAGGTGGCCCGGGTGAAGGTGCGCGAAAAGGCCAACTACTGGGCCTCCTGTTCCCGGGACGCCCGGTGA